A region of the Flavobacteriaceae bacterium MAR_2010_188 genome:
ATGCAAACACTACTAGTAACAGGCGGGGCCGGATTTATAGGCTCCAATTTTATTCCTTATTTTTTACAAGAACATCCAGACGTGCGTTTGGTAAATCTGGACCTTCTTACCTATGCGGGCGATGAGAAGAATCTAGAGGAAGTTAACCAAAACAAAAACTACATTTTTGTGAAAGGCGACATCTGCGATAGAAATATAGTTGAAGATATATTTGAAAAATATAATATTACGGATGTCATTCATTTTGCGGCAGAATCGCATGTGGATAATTCAATAAAAAATCCTGATGCTTTTATAAAAACCAATATTTACGGCACATTCAATCTTATAGATGTGGCTAAAAAATATTGGATGGACGGGCCCTTTAAAATTAAAGAGGCTTATAAAAATTCCAGGTTTCACCACATTTCAACTGACGAGGTTTATGGAACATTAGGAGAAACGGGGCTTTTTGAAGAAACCACTCCCTATGCTCCAAATAGTCCGTATAGCGCATCAAAAGCATCTTCGGATTTTATCGTCAGAAGTTATTTCCATACGTATGGAATGAATGTCGTCACGACGAATTGTTCTAACAATTATGGGCCAAAGCAGCATGACGAAAAGCTTATACCAACTATTATTAGAAAAGCTTTGGAAGGACAGAACATTCCAATTTATGGTGATGGAAAAAACATCAGAGACTGGCTTTATGTCCTTGATCACTGTAAAGGCATAGCGAGTGTATTCTTTAACGGCAAACCCGGTGAAACCTACAATGTCGGCGGAAAAAATGAGCGAAACAATTTGCAAATTGCCAATAGGATATGTGATATTTTAGATGAATTGTCTCCAAAGAATTCATCTTATAAAGAATTGATTACGTTTGTTACAGACCGTCCAGGTCACGATTTTAGATACGCAATAGATGCTTCCAAGCTTGAAGATGAACTTGGATGGAGAGCGGATGAAAATTTTGAGTCTGGCATCAAAAAAACGATTGAATGGTATTTGAACAAATACAAACGAGACTGATATGAAAGGAATTATTTTAGCGGGTGGATCAGGAACAAGATTACATCCTTTAACCTTATCTATAAGTAAGCAGTTAATGCCGATTTATGATAAGCCGATGATATATTATCCATTGTCTACGCTCATGTATGCAGGGATAAATGAAATTTTGATTATTTCTACACCAAAGGATTTGCCATTGTTCGAAGATCTTTTGGGGGATGGTAGTAAATATGGCTGCAGCTTTGAATATGCCGTACAAAAAGACCCCAACGGACTAGCTGAAGCATTCATTATAGGCGAATCTTTTATTGGAAAGGATAAAGTTGCCCTGATTTTAGGAGATAATATTTTCTATGGCTCAGGTCTCTCGAAACTCTTAAAAGCGAACAATAATCCGGATGGCGGAATCATCTATGCCTATCGGGTACACGATCCTGAGAGATATGGGGTTGTAGATTTTGACGATGAAGGCAATGTGCTTTCAATTGAAGAAAAACCGCAAAAACCTAAATCAAATTTCGCGGTACCAGGAATCTATTTTTACGACAACTCAGTTGTTGAAATCGCAAAAAATATAGACCCTAGTCATCGTGGAGAATTAGAGATTACCGATGTTAACCGAGTGTTTCTTGACCAAGGAAAATTACAAGTAAGTGTTTTAGACCGAGGAACGGCTTGGTTAGATACGGGCACATTTCAATCTCTTATGCAGGCATCGCAATTCGTCGAAGTAATAGAAGAGAGACAAGGTTTAAAAATTGGATCTATTGAAGCCGCAGCCTATGAGATGGGTTTTATTGAGGAAGATCAATTTAGGGAACTTGCAAAAAGTTTGATGAAAAGCGGATATGGTAAAAACCTTCTAGGAATTATAAAGCGCAGAAAATGATTTTTGAGGAAACCTTTTTAAAGGATTGTTATGTTATAACACCCAATATTTTCGAAGATAATAGAGGTTATTTTTATGAGAGTTTCAATAAAAATGAATTTTTAGATAAAACACGACTATCTGTTGAATTTGTCCAAGACAACCAATCTAAATCCTCAAGAGGGGTATTGCGTGGTTTACATTTACAAAAGGATAATTATGCCCAAGCCAAATTAGTTAGAGTTTTACAGGGGTCTGTACTCGATGTGGTAGTAGATTTAAGACAAGATTCTTCTACTTTTGGAAATCATTTTTCTATAATATTAGACAACCTAAAAAATAACCAACTTTTTGTTCCAAGAGGTTTTGCTCATGGTTTTGTTGTATTAGAGGACGACACTATTTTTTCATATAAATGCGATAATTATTATAATAAACCATCTGAGGCCGGTATTCGTTATGATGATCCTCAAATAAACATCGACTGGGGTCTTGATGATGGTGAAATTATATTATCGGAGAAAGACGAGAAACTTCCGAACTTAAAAGAATATCTAGAAAATTTATGAAAGTTCTCGTCACAGGTGCAAACGGCCAATTGGCTCAAACATTTAGAGAAATGTTCGAAATCAATTCTGAAAACATCACATTTAGTTTCGTATCAAAGGAAGATATGTCGATAACTGACAGAAACCTCCTATTGGAAACTTTCAGCAGTAATGATTTTGATTATTGCATTAATTGTGCTGCATATACCAATGTTGATGGTGCCGAAACAGATGTAGATGCTGCCTACGAAATAAATGATAAGTCCATACAAAACATCATTGACGGCTGTCTAATTAATGACACAACCTTAATTCATATTTCCACCGATTACGTTTTTGATGGGAAAGGCTGTAGTCCATATAAAGAAAACCATGCCGTTTATCCTGTTAACGTTTATGGTAAATCAAAATTAAATGGCGAGAGGCGTATTATTAGCTCAATGTCTGAATATTTCATTATTAGAACATCATGGTTATATTCAGCTTACGGCAAAAATTTCGCAAAGAGCATAGCGCAAAAAATAAAAAATAATGCAGAATTGACAATAATCACTTCCCAAAAAGGTGTACCAACAAGTTGTGTGGACCTTTCAAACTTTATTTTTGAAATGATTAAAACAAAAAATATCGATTACGGTATATATCATTTTAGTCCGAATGGTGAGACGACCTGGTACGGATTTGCCAAGCAAATCGCTTCTAACTTTCCTCAGTATGATATAAACAATCTAAAGCCTATTGATTCATTTAACTCTAAAGCTAAACGACCTGATTATAGTGTAATGGACAATCAAAAAGCCTCGCAGATTATGAAACTTCGTACCTGGGAAGAAGGAGTAGACGAAATCGTCAAAAAATTGAAATCGCTATAGTGATAGGGTAGGTAATCAATAAATCTCTTTAATCCATAAAATCCTTACCTTTGCATCTTATTTAATTCTAGCATTTTGCAAAATTTCAGATTACACAAAACATATTCTTTATGAACCAGAAAACAGCCCTAATAACAGGTGTTACAGGACAAGATGGAGCTTATCTCAGTGAATTTCTATTAAAAAAAGGTTATATAGTTCACGGTATTAAAAGAAGGTCTTCTTTGTTCAATACTGATAGGATAGATCACTTATATCAAGACCCTCATGAAGAACAAAGAAATTTCTTTTTACATTATGGCGATTTAACTGATAGCACCAATTTAATTCGAATTATTCAAGAGGTACAGCCCGACGAAATATACAACT
Encoded here:
- a CDS encoding dTDP-glucose 4,6-dehydratase, with the translated sequence MQTLLVTGGAGFIGSNFIPYFLQEHPDVRLVNLDLLTYAGDEKNLEEVNQNKNYIFVKGDICDRNIVEDIFEKYNITDVIHFAAESHVDNSIKNPDAFIKTNIYGTFNLIDVAKKYWMDGPFKIKEAYKNSRFHHISTDEVYGTLGETGLFEETTPYAPNSPYSASKASSDFIVRSYFHTYGMNVVTTNCSNNYGPKQHDEKLIPTIIRKALEGQNIPIYGDGKNIRDWLYVLDHCKGIASVFFNGKPGETYNVGGKNERNNLQIANRICDILDELSPKNSSYKELITFVTDRPGHDFRYAIDASKLEDELGWRADENFESGIKKTIEWYLNKYKRD
- a CDS encoding Glucose-1-phosphate thymidylyltransferase, with the translated sequence MKGIILAGGSGTRLHPLTLSISKQLMPIYDKPMIYYPLSTLMYAGINEILIISTPKDLPLFEDLLGDGSKYGCSFEYAVQKDPNGLAEAFIIGESFIGKDKVALILGDNIFYGSGLSKLLKANNNPDGGIIYAYRVHDPERYGVVDFDDEGNVLSIEEKPQKPKSNFAVPGIYFYDNSVVEIAKNIDPSHRGELEITDVNRVFLDQGKLQVSVLDRGTAWLDTGTFQSLMQASQFVEVIEERQGLKIGSIEAAAYEMGFIEEDQFRELAKSLMKSGYGKNLLGIIKRRK
- a CDS encoding dTDP-4-dehydrorhamnose 3,5-epimerase gives rise to the protein MIFEETFLKDCYVITPNIFEDNRGYFYESFNKNEFLDKTRLSVEFVQDNQSKSSRGVLRGLHLQKDNYAQAKLVRVLQGSVLDVVVDLRQDSSTFGNHFSIILDNLKNNQLFVPRGFAHGFVVLEDDTIFSYKCDNYYNKPSEAGIRYDDPQINIDWGLDDGEIILSEKDEKLPNLKEYLENL
- a CDS encoding dTDP-4-dehydrorhamnose reductase; translated protein: MKVLVTGANGQLAQTFREMFEINSENITFSFVSKEDMSITDRNLLLETFSSNDFDYCINCAAYTNVDGAETDVDAAYEINDKSIQNIIDGCLINDTTLIHISTDYVFDGKGCSPYKENHAVYPVNVYGKSKLNGERRIISSMSEYFIIRTSWLYSAYGKNFAKSIAQKIKNNAELTIITSQKGVPTSCVDLSNFIFEMIKTKNIDYGIYHFSPNGETTWYGFAKQIASNFPQYDINNLKPIDSFNSKAKRPDYSVMDNQKASQIMKLRTWEEGVDEIVKKLKSL